In Lolium rigidum isolate FL_2022 chromosome 7, APGP_CSIRO_Lrig_0.1, whole genome shotgun sequence, the DNA window ATATATAGGTGTGGTGGACAAAGCAATGGGTATCCATCTAATTTCATTCTGAAaagtcaaaacaaaacaaaaactactaACTGCACACACGAAAATACAACTCATTGATGGATACATATGACCAGACCATTTAGTAGGCCGCTAGTAGTACTACTATAATTGGTATACTAATATAAAGGGCATTTATATCATGATATGTCATTTTATACATCAATGTCTCctttatgatgattaattacgtaGGTCCCGGAGGAGCTATCAAGTTGCACTCGCCTAAACGAAGACAACATCTACATTGGAAAGACTAGTCCACCAAGTGTGATTAAGTTGTTCCAACAACAATTCCAACAGGACTTTGAATTGTTTCTTACATTGCGTTCGAGAGAGCTTGTTAGTGGAGGCCAAATGCTACTAACATTTCTGGGGCGAAAGAGTGAAGAGATGTTGATGCATGGGGAAGTTGGCATTGTCTATGAATTGGTTGCTAAATCTCTTCGGTCTCTTGTACAAAAGGTACATACTTGTTATGGcaatcttgtgttgtcttccaatAAGTATTACATCATTTCTCTCGTACACTATTATTACTTTCGAATGATTTTACAATGAGTTTCAACGGTAAAATAAGAAAAAACAACTCCTCCAAGAAGAGTAACTCTTATTTGTTTCATTATATGGTATGTGATATATAGGGACGTGTGGAGAAAGAGAAATTGGACTCATTCAATGTGCCCTACTATGCCCCGTCGGTGAAAGAGGTAAAGACATTTATCAATAAGAATAGTCTCTTCGATATTGAGCACATTAAACTCTTTGAATCAAACTGGGATCCTCAAGATGACTCGGAAGGTGACGTGGTACTTGATTGTGCCATCAGTGGGGCTAATGTTGCCAAGTGCATCAGGGCAGTGTTGGAGCCACTAATTGTAGACCACTTTGGAGAAGATATTATTGAGGAGTTGTTTATGGTGTATGCCTCGAATGTTGCAAAACATCTTGAAAAGGGCAAGGGAAAGTATCCAATCATCATGGTGTACTTGAAGAAGTCCATGAATTGATTTAATCACATATATAGTGTAACTGATCCGGTGGTGTATGCTGAGTACTATAGTGGGACGTCAAAAGTTATGGATACCTGATGCAGACATCCATAACTTTGTAAAATTGATGCCAaaaatgtcatgttactagtctaaattactaccttcatagtaggTAGTAATTTATatatggtgtcatgcattgtgtcatttattatgttataGACTCATCTTgctttgaggtgtgtgatgttgtggtaacatagctagttaccacatcactctctttcttcatctattggcatgccatgtcaccaaaacatcttgagatgtgtgatgttactagctaagttactaccactatgagtagtcttaagcCGGACTAGAAGAGGAGAAGTCCAAGCAAATCAATGCCTATTTGGGCATTGGTGGGAATTAATTCAGTATTTTCTTAATATGACGTGCTTGTCACCATATTTGATGGTAACATATTGCTATATTTGTTAATCTGTTGTAATTTTCATATTCATATTATGTGTGTATTATGTCATAGTTCTTGTCTATATGATTCTTAttcttttttttcgaaaattcTACCGATATATTCATAGTCCTCAACAACAGTACAAGGAGACCAAAAggcaaaaaaaattacaaataggtcacTGGATCACCTACCGATGACTACAAGCACTCGAACAAGCCGAATGCACGCCACCGTCCTCGCCTCTCTCTCTCATTAGAACCGGGCAAAGTTTATCGTAGTAGAGGTTGTTGTAGTCGATAGACGAGGAGGTCGTcatgctaaggccccaaaggaccagcgcatgaGAGCAACCATCGCCGATGAAGAGAAACGTAAATCGAAAGAAACACCGACTAAACCCAGTGAGATCAGCCGAAGACAAACCTACACACGTCCTCCGGTGTGATGCTAGAAACACCATCGAGACGGGGAGAACTTTATTCCATCTTGGGGaagtcgccaccgccacccctCCTGAATAGGACACAAAATCTAAACAAACCTATGAAAACATTAAGAAACAGAGCCCTCCCGCCGACAAGGATCGGGATCCACCACGCCACCATGGCCCTAAGGCCACAAGAGGCGAGGAAGATtatgctaaggccccaaaggaccagcgcatgagagcaaccatcgccaatgaagaGAAACGTAGATCGAAAGAAACACCGACTAAACCCAGTGAGATCAGCCGAAGACAAACCTACACACGTCCTCCGGTGTGATGCTAGAAACACCATCGAGACGGGGAGAACTTTATTCCATCTTGGGGaagtcgccaccgccacccctCCTGAATAGGACACAAAATCTAAACAAACCGATGAAAACATTAAGAAACAGAGCCCTCCCGCCGACAAGGATCGGGATCCACCACGCCACCATGGCCCTAAGGCCACAAGAGGCGAGGAAGATTGGCAGCGTTACCGACGGGAGGCAGGAAAACCCTAATCGCCTAAGCCTTTTATATGATTGTTGTTGGACCAGCCCTTGCTGCCGAGTTCCTTTCGACGACCACGATAATGAAGCTCTGGCGACGACGAAGCTTTAGTGAGATGCGCACACGTTCGAATACTTCAGCTTCAGCCAAGGACACACGTACCTTCAAACCAGCTAGCAGCCAAGCACCTCGATGTTTGAGCTAGtacaaagttatactaaatcAGCGACAGCTAATATGGAGCAAAAGTTGTAATTTCTATACGGTTATGTTCATTGTATGTTGCAAAGCGGGAACGTTGTCGTTGCATTATCTAGCGAGGGGAAGAAAGAGACTTGCAGCGAGCCAAGAGTGGGCCGAGTGGCAGGTGCAAATGAAAGCGGGGAAGTCATGGAAAGAGGTCAATGATTTCGTGAAGCAGGCTGAGGTCCAGACTATAGCGAGGAGGTAGAGCCTGAGGCATTGCAGGTGTTCTTGGATGGGCACTTCATAATGCTAACTTCGGTACCATACAGAAATTTAAGATTAATGGTTCAGAATAAGAACTAAGACATAACAGAGTTTTCGAGAAAAACGCAAAAAGGTTTGGCAGAGTTATAGTGCAAGAGTTAACACACTGCATGAAATGCAGTTGGCTTTAGCTGAACAATACGGCAaataggagtgtctattttgggcaTGCTAGACTTCAATAGAACAAGATGGGTCAGAACTCAGAACCACCTACAGCTTGATTTTTTCCAAGATGGCATACCTATGAACTTTTTGGTGTGCCAACCGTATGTACAACGGTATATTTTAAATCATGGTAGTGTGTGCCTTTTAGAGTATCCTCGGAATAAATAGCAATACGCTCCTCTTCTTATCAAGACAACTTTTATGTGATCATTCGTTTATCAATAATTCACTGGGTGGCTAAACAAAAGTTAGCATTGTTCATGGAAGCACCATTGCTCTGAGGAAGACCAAACGAACACGAGACAACCCGCTGAAGGAAATGAGAGGCTCTCTTTCTTGATTCAACTTTGGATCCAACTAATCCAGTAAGTAAACTGAAATACTGAATGACATTGGGCAACGAATAACAGACGTTTTCATAACATAAAAAGGGCTACAATGCCCTAAGTTATTTTTACAAGGACAACTTCTAATTTATGTTATTAGTTTTTTCCCTTGCCAATAATCAGTGTCAAAGTAAAAGTACTCTACCAAATCACATTTGAAGTTGAGTTTCACTTCATCGCTAAACTGAGTGAGCAAAGTTCAAGACAGCAGCATGACAAAGATCAAACCCGGAGTACCCAAAACTGTAATACATCTGCCTAGTATCAATCAATTTTTCAAACTATTTCGCTTCTTATCGAAAATCAAATTAATAAACTTGTTCTATGTTAAACTATTAATCCAAATGCACTAAATCAGAATATTAATGCTCTCTTCGCAAAAGAACTCTGTGACGTGCTCAGCAGCTTGGAGACTGCTATTCCTGGATGCGGAAGGTGATTGCTTGCATCCTAAAAGGAATGACAATCAAGCCCAAAAGTAAAATGGTAGATGATTGAGAAGCCAGTCAAGTGCAAAGGTAAGAAGAGTGGCGCCATAGGAAAGGCGCTCgcggctgctcaatagatgatctTCGTTTCTCGTGCTTGTCCTCTGGGTTTAGGTCGCGTGTGTCGTAGCGCCTTCGCTTAGGCTTTGGTTGAAGATAGTCTAGTCTCAGTGGAGTAGGGTTTCGAGCTTGGCTTGGTTGTTTTTCGTGTCTTGAGTGGCCTTGGCTCTGTGTGAGAGTGGGCATCGTCATGTGTTGTTGGCGTTGTTGTATGGTTTTTGCCTGGTTTTCCGCAAATTAACCGGACACCTTCATCTTAATTATAGATAAGCTTTGCcttcatttaaaaaaaaacagaaaaaaaagaataATACCAAACTGTCAAAATGAACTTGCTCCATGTTGCGTTGTTAATGCAAACGCGCTAGATCAGAATACTACCACACTGAAGCACCTTACAGACAGCGGTGGAAATCCAAAACTAGTTGAGGCCACTTCAGTACTGACCAGTGACCACTATTAGTTCACCAAAAGGCCCTAATTATCCCTGCCACACTGTCAATTCATCCAAACAGACATGCTGATTCACCCAAATACTATAATACTGACCGGCGGATGCGTGGTAAATAAGCTCTCATTAAGAAGAAGTGGAAAGAAAAGTGAGACGAGTGAGGACGGATGAGGGTGCGGACCTGGAGGTCAGAGTGGCGTCAGCCGTGTAGCAAGACAATTCCTATTCTCCGCGCTCATTGCCGGAAATATTGCTCTCCCTCATACCAGCTTTGGTCTTGGGTTGCTGTAAAAAAAAAAGCTTTGGATTTGGGCCCGGGCCGTTTTCATTTTCTACATATGTGTGTGCTACCAGGGTGTTTTAACGCCTAAAACAATAACGCCTTATGGGTCGCCTGTCGCATCGACGCTCGCATACTAGGATTCGCGGGCTAGGTCCATCATTTGCACGACTCGACCACCGCGAGGTCGCACTCCCACCACCACACATGCACACCATTGTTGGCAATGTTATCCTCCCGCCACCACTGTCGGCCTTACCACCTACTGACAAATTTTCGCCTCGCCGCCCCGCATTGCTCGAGCCTTCCCCTCCGCCGGCCTCCACTGCCCCCGACCTCCCTCTAAAAATCCACCTTCTCCATATCCGAAGAGGTTCTTGTACCACCAGTCCACCACCCCAAACCCTTAGTCATCGCTGTTAATGTTATCCTCCCGCCACCACTGTCGGCCTTACCACCTACTGACAAATTTTCGCCTCGCCGCCCCGCATTGCTCGAGCCTTCCCCTCCGCCGGCCTCCACTGCCCCCGACCTCCCTCTAAAAATCCACCTTCTCCATATCCGAAGAGGTTCTTGTACCACCAGTCCACCACCCCAAACCCTTAGTCATCGCTGTTagagtatatatatgtatattgtagtttccccatatgttagggggcttcctgcatatttgcacctatacatgtactatatattgtggcctttggccccctggtaatataaCACGCATATtgtctaacatggtatcagagccgaaatCGATTCTCTAAATTTCCCGGCTGTTCTCTCCGTCGCTCGTCCACTTCTCGGAGATCGATCTCCGTCCCGATCTGCCGCTCAGGTCCTGCTCTCCCGATCTGCCGCTCCGTCCCCGCTGCTCACCGTTCGCCCCAGGTCCCGCGCCTgctctccccgctgctctcccgttcgccccaGGCCCCCGTCCGACTTCGCCCCTGGCTTCGATCTCCTCCGCTGCCActccatctgccagttctcctccggttgtcgcctctgtcaccggctcttttcagcagtggcatcatcgtcttggtcacctttgtgactctcgcatgtcgtctttggttcatcgtggccttctggggtctgtctctggagatgggtcgttacactgtcaaggctgtaggttaggcaaacagattcagcttccctatcctactagtgtgtctcgtCTCTCGCCGAccattcgatttagtccattcagatgtttggggtccggctcccttcgcttcgaaagggggccatcgatactatatcttattcattaatgatttttcacggtacacctgggtgtttttcatgcactctcgcagtgaggtgctctctatttatcagcgttttgcggccatggtccgcactcggcattcctcacccattcgcgtgttgcGTGCCGATTCTcgccggtgagtatatctcccagcaccttcgtggtgtccttgctgaggagggtaccctcgctcagttttcttgtcccggcgcgcatgctcaaagtggtgtcgccgagcgtaagcatcgtcatcttcttgagaccacccgtgctatgatgattgcttcttctcttccgccacatttctgggctgaggctgttgctacgtcggcccacctcattaacattcagccttccgctgctctacagggtggcattcctctcgagcgtctctctggtgctTCTCCAGACTACttgactctccgttcatttggttgcgtctgctatgtccttctgcctcctcgcgaacgcaccaaactgaccgctcagtctgttgagtgtgtttttctcggatacagtgatgagcataagggctatcgctgttgggaccccgttggtcgtcggatgcgcatctctcgtgacgtcacgtttgatgagacgcgttccTTCTATCCTcgacccacctcgggtacttactcgGTGGATGatatttattttcttctttttccggatgcaccccctgttgtccctccctccctcctacttctgatgcgcccccttcggcgacatcctctcgttcgtctagtccacctagtactcctcgttctccggcttcggctccttccgatgctgtcccttcttcctcttcttctggtgacttgtcttctgcagatgagcctcccccttcacggcctgttcgtcagcgtcgtgctccggctcgttactctcctagtcgcatggtctctctgtcgttttcgagccgacttcttatcgggatgtcgagcgtcatcctgaatagcagcttgccatggcagaggagatcgctgcgcttgagcgcactggcacttgggatcttgtttctcctccttctggtgttcgtcctatcacgtgtaattgggtctataaaattaagactcgctctgatggatctcttgagcgctataaagcgcgtcttgtggctcgtggctttcagcag includes these proteins:
- the LOC124676664 gene encoding anthranilate O-methyltransferase 2-like isoform X2, encoding MKATSGVRMVTGNGENSYASNSRLQEKAILERRPVLCKAIEEVYMSLSDSAHRSTMVIADLGCSSGPNTLLFVSEVIGVIRANNRKSKDACAVDVQFFLNDLPGNDFNLLFRSLEHYDNLGCGKEPPPYYIAGLPGSYYRKLFPRESVHLFHSSYALHWRSKVPEELSSCTRLNEDNIYIGKTSPPSVIKLFQQQFQQDFELFLTLRSRELVSGGQMLLTFLGRKSEEMLMHGEVGIVYELVAKSLRSLVQKGRVEKEKLDSFNVPYYAPSVKEVKTFINKNSLFDIEHIKLFESNWDPQDDSEGDVVLDCAISGANVAKCIRAVLEPLIVDHFGEDIIEELFMVYASNVAKHLEKGKGKYPIIMVYLKKSMN
- the LOC124676664 gene encoding anthranilate O-methyltransferase 2-like isoform X1; the protein is MKATSGVRMVTGNGENSYASNSRLQVICILRTEKAILERRPVLCKAIEEVYMSLSDSAHRSTMVIADLGCSSGPNTLLFVSEVIGVIRANNRKSKDACAVDVQFFLNDLPGNDFNLLFRSLEHYDNLGCGKEPPPYYIAGLPGSYYRKLFPRESVHLFHSSYALHWRSKVPEELSSCTRLNEDNIYIGKTSPPSVIKLFQQQFQQDFELFLTLRSRELVSGGQMLLTFLGRKSEEMLMHGEVGIVYELVAKSLRSLVQKGRVEKEKLDSFNVPYYAPSVKEVKTFINKNSLFDIEHIKLFESNWDPQDDSEGDVVLDCAISGANVAKCIRAVLEPLIVDHFGEDIIEELFMVYASNVAKHLEKGKGKYPIIMVYLKKSMN